A DNA window from Ctenopharyngodon idella isolate HZGC_01 chromosome 8, HZGC01, whole genome shotgun sequence contains the following coding sequences:
- the LOC127517619 gene encoding cytosolic sulfotransferase 3-like isoform X3 — MRVPFLESCFQIIPSGTELADNLPTSPRLIKTHLPVQLVPRSFWEQNSKIVYVARNAKDNAVSYFHFNRMNMAQPEPGDWNTFLQKFMEGKNVFGPWYDHVIGWWEKKQTYSNLLYLFYEDLVEDTGREVERLCSFLGLSTSVEEREKITKGVQFDSMKQNKMTNYSTVPIMDFKISPFMRKGKVGDWKNHFTVAQNEQFDEVYKQKMKNTAVKFRTEI; from the exons GAACAGAACTGGCTGATAATCTGCCCACGTCTCCTCGTCTCATCAAAACTCATTTACCTGTTCAGCTTGTGCCAAGGTCCTTCTGGGAGCAGAACtcaaag ATTGTGTATGTAGCTCGGAATGCAAAAGACAATGcagtttcatattttcattttaatcgaATGAACATGGCACAGCCTGAACCAGGAGACTGGAACACCTTCTTACAGAAATTTATGGAAGGAAAGA ATGTGTTTGGTCCTTGGTACGACCATGTCATTGGATGGTGGGAGAAAAAACAGACTTATTCTAACCTGCTATACTTGTTCTACGAGGATTTGGTTGAA GACACAGGACGTGAGGTGGAACGTTTGTGTTCTTTCTTGGGTTTGTCCACCTCAgtagaagagagagagaaaataacaaAGGGGGTTCAGTTTGATTCCATGAAACAGAACAAGATGACCAACTATTCCACAGTCCCAATCATGGATTTCAAGATCTCACCCTTTATGCGAAAAG GTAAAGTTGGAGACTGGAAAAATCACTTCACTGTGGCACAAAATGAACAGTTTGATGAGGTCTACAAACAGAAGATGAAGAATACCGCTGTCAAGTTCCGCACTGAGATTTAA
- the LOC127517619 gene encoding uncharacterized protein LOC127517619 isoform X1, giving the protein MLGLPLLEQVIHNKWGVYERWCTAHNADPVNCQIATVLDFLQEKLSTGTCPATLRVYVAALSACHAPVDGVPSRTRIPSWDLAIVLEGLVETPFEPLESVSDKLLTLKMFFLMAITSLKRIGDLQALSVVPSCLDFAPGMVKAILHPHPDYLPKVPFSTLHPVIFEAFCPPPFTTPDQERLHRLCPVRALQTYVHRTSQWRKSEQLFVCHGGHNRGAAVTKQTMSHWVRDAIALAYEARGHTSATGIRAHSTRGVASSRALAGGAPLQHVCDAAGWSSPHTFIRFYSLDVHVTLGSHVLESTSQASV; this is encoded by the coding sequence ATGCTAGGGCTCCCTCTACTAGAGCAAGTTATACATAACAAATGGGGTGTCTATGAAAGATGGTGTACTGCACACAATGCAGATCCAGTAAACTGCCAAATTGCTACAGTTCTGGACTTCCTGCAGGAAAAGTTATCAACAGGTACATGCCCCGCTACTCTCAGGGTTTATGTGGCCGCTCTTTCGGCTTGCCACGCTCCGGTTGATGGGGTGCCTTCAAGAACCAGGATCCCTTCATGGGACCTAGCAATAGTCCTGGAGGGCCTGGTTGAAACTCCCTTTGAACCATTAGAGTCAGTTTCTGACAAGCTGTTaactctaaaaatgttttttctcatGGCTATAACTTCTCTAAAGAGAATTGGGGACTTGCAGGCTCTGTCCGTTGTGCCATCCTGCTTAGACTTTGCCCCAGGAATGGTGAAAGCTATTTTGCATCCTCACCCTGACTATCTGCCGAAGGTACCTTTCTCGACCTTGCATCCAGTCATTTTTGAAGCCTTCTGCCCTCCGCCGTTCACAACGCCGGATCAGGAGAGACTTCACAGACTGTGTCCAGTCCGTGCTCTTCAGACTTATGTCCACCGCACCAGCCAGTGGCGTAAGTCAGAGCAACTGTTTGTTTGTCATGGCGGCCATAACAGGGGTGCTGCCGTCACGAAACAGACCATGTCACATTGGGTGAGAGATGCTATTGCCCTTGCCTATGAGGCGCGTGGTCACACTTCGGCAACAGGTATTAGGGCTCATTCCACCAGGGGAGTTGCCTCTTCTAGAGCTTTGGCAGGGGGCGCTCCCTTGCAACATGTTTGTGATGCGGCAGGTTGGTCCTCACCGCACACATTCATAAGGTTTTATAGTTTGGATGTTCATGTTACTCTGGGCTCTCATGTCCTTGAGTCGACATCACAAGCTAGTGTCTAA